The Camelina sativa cultivar DH55 chromosome 16, Cs, whole genome shotgun sequence sequence TAGTTTCTTGATTGTTGTGTCAATGTTTAGCCACATTGCTCTGATGtttgatttgggtttacaaatgttGTCTTTCAGCTCTACGAAGTTGTGAGAAAAGAGATATGGTATAGACCGGATATGTTTTTTTACAGAGACATGCTCATGATGCTtgcaagaaacaagaaagtggaTGAAACCAAGAAAGTATGGGAAGATTTAAAGAAAGAAGGAGTTTTGTTCGACCAACATACGTTTGGGGATCTTGTTCGAGCGTTTTTGGACAACGACCTTCCGTCGGAAGCGATGAGATTGTATGGAGAGATGAGAGATTCTCCTGACCGGCCTCTGTCTTTGCCTTTTCGTGTTATGTTGAAAGGACTCGTTCCTTATCCTGAGTTGAGAGAGAAGGTGAAAGATGATTTCTTGGAGCTTTTCCCTGGGATGATTGTGTATGATCCTCCCGAGGATATATGCGAAGAAAGTGAtgatgaagcaagaacagaaagtgATCTTGAATAGAGAGGTACTGATTTCTTGAATCATTGCTTGGTTTAGTTTGTGGTCAAAATCATTACTTGGAAGCATACTCTTGAGGCTGAACCCGATCCATAGTTTTCTTGTTCCTCTCTAATGCACTGCTTTGTCTCGAGAAGTCTTTGGATCTTTGTTCTTCGATCTGAAAATCCAATTCCAATTATGTGAGATTCAGATAGATTCATCATTCATCCTTCACAACCAGAGAGAATTGTTTAGTGCTGGAAAAAATGTGTATCATAGGGGCCAACTAAATGCGATTAGGCCGATGTTAATAACTTGTCTTGCGTCTCCAGTTGGTCTACCGTCTACAGATACACATTGGTATCAGATTAGTTTCACTAATTTAAGGATAGTGTTCCAGTTTCAGGTTAGATCAAGTGGAAAAGAAAAGTTTGTGGCTATGCAGAAACTGAAACAAGTCTTGTCTTTGGATGGGAAAAATTATGGCTGTTGAAAACCGAAGATGATGTGGGGACAATTGAAGAAGGTTTTGAGAAGCTTATAAGTGTATACATGTGTAAAAATCTCTCTCGACAATGCTGAATGATATTGTATTGAATCGGTTCAAGATATAATTCACGTGTTTGTCACGATGCTGCCGAAAGCGTTTAAAGGGATATAGACGATTTGAAGTATTAAGTTTGGGCCGACACTGGACACCCATGGGTCGGTTTGGGCTAGATCAGGTCTTTGGGAATTGGGAGTAGGACACTCATGGGTCGGTTTGGGCTAGACTAGGTCTTTGGGAATTGGGAGTACTAGCTTTCTCTCGTTTTATTAGTCTTTTCCATTCAAAAATACAAACAGATAAAATTTGGGATAATGAGATTTTGTAAATGTAAATGACACTATTAATTTGGGATAATGGGCActtgaaatgtaaaatgcaatCGATTTGGATATATAAGGTAATATTCTAAGTTTCAAACCATAGGATAAATACATACAATTAGATTTTGATATCAAAGTAAGTAAATAAAGCAAAGTCTATATTATACTAAGATACTGAAAATTAGTTATGATATTCATACGATTAGATTTTGATATCGATTTAGAAATCCCGGTCGATTACGTCGATCTACAAACAAAGTAATTAAAGGTGAATTTGATTTAAAGACAACATAACATATgtattaaaataatgattatatgctcttaataaatatagatttatttacatataatgTATATCAATTATACCATAACTAAAGTAATTAGTAGACGTTCAAAAAATGTCTTTTTACATTTGGTCTGCAAACTTACTTTTGAAGAAAGTACAAAAAGTGAAGATACATTCTTTTTGGTAGTGTATTTGATATATTGATCATAACCGGACATAGCGTCTCATTAATATCATGAACCGGATTAACAATTTCTttgcatgttttttttcataatattatgATGGTTAATGTGGAAGGTCATATCGTGATGGTATGTTTCTAGATCTTCTAAATCTGCGGCAGTttgtgtaaaatatatttggtaaCTCACACTACTATTTCACAATACTATTTTTTCAATATTGTCTGTTGATTTCTAGATAATACCTACATGATAAGCGAGTTTTAAAAttatctaataaaattaaatttttaaagaatattttaattaaagataaatttatctaacaaaaagaataaaatttatctaataaattttttaaagaaagaatatattaatactttattgaaaataaaattatttttaggaaGGAagtaaatatagaaatatttttagttagaatAAAATCATATCtgtttttactttaatacacCAATTTACACTTTTTATACTTAAAATTTCTTATAACagttattacaataatctaaaattaaattttcagcTATCAaatcttttaccaaaaaatcttcattactattttaaaaggaaaatcattaaaaatattttaaaattaactgatgaataaatattaaattgaaagtttataaatgttatttatcaaaagaaatatgTTCTTTATGGTTTAGGTTATTTTTTTGAGGAGTTATAGATTGcacatgtatatttatttcctAATGACGATTTAAGTTTTGCCTAAATATAAGAAGATAATCAAAGtctattgttttgatttttttttttttgacaacaaaaagatTAGCTCATATGAGCTAATTAGAAGGAAAACTATTTACATACAGAACATTATGCAGAGATGTACGCGTTTGGCGTGCTAAAGAATCTGCACTTATATTTGCATTTCGTGAAGCTAGATATAaggataaagaagaaaactctttTCTGTCAATCTTGATATCGTCAAGATAAGTTGAGAAAGCTGGTCAGTCTAGAGGAGAAGTTgtatcttcaccaaatcagaacaatCTGTAAAGAACACCACATCCCGATagtcatgtccaatcatgcacCGCATAACCCAAAGAAAAGGTTCTACTTTTCAGCATGTAAAAGGAAAGATTTCGTCCGAAATTGGTGGCTCCCCTCATATAT is a genomic window containing:
- the LOC104752893 gene encoding pentatricopeptide repeat-containing protein At1g62350-like; protein product: MFRAKNPKSSVHQSFVFYLLRHIGSRETSLDSARTYQSGPASSPSLSIWRRKKEMTKEGLIAAKELKRLQTKLVRLDRFISSHVARLLRSDLVSVLAEFQRQNQVFLCMKLYEVVRKEIWYRPDMFFYRDMLMMLARNKKVDETKKVWEDLKKEGVLFDQHTFGDLVRAFLDNDLPSEAMRLYGEMRDSPDRPLSLPFRVMLKGLVPYPELREKVKDDFLELFPGMIVYDPPEDICEESDDEARTESDLE